A part of Anolis sagrei isolate rAnoSag1 chromosome 3, rAnoSag1.mat, whole genome shotgun sequence genomic DNA contains:
- the RAP2B gene encoding ras-related protein Rap-2b: MREYKVVVLGSGGVGKSALTVQFVTGSFIEKYDPTIEDFYRKEIEVDSSPSVLEILDTAGTEQFASMRDLYIKNGQGFILVYSLVNQQSFQDIKPMRDQIIRVKRYEKVPMILVGNKVDLEGEREVSFGEGKALAEEWSCPFMETSAKNKASVDELFAEIVRQMNYASQPNGDDQCCSSCVIL; encoded by the coding sequence ATGCGCGAGTACAAAGTGGTGGTGCTGGGCTCGGGCGGCGTGGGCAAGTCGGCGCTCACGGTCCAGTTCGTCACGGGCTCCTTCATCGAGAAGTACGACCCCACCATCGAGGACTTCTACCGGAAGGAGATCGAGGTGGACTCCTCGCCCTCGGTGCTGGAGATCCTGGACACGGCCGGGACGGAGCAGTTCGCCTCCATGCGGGACCTCTACATCAAGAACGGGCAGGGCTTCATCCTGGTCTACAGCCTGGTCAACCAGCAGAGCTTCCAGGACATCAAACCCATGCGCGACCAGATCATCCGGGTCAAGCGGTACGAGAAGGTGCCCATGATCCTGGTGGGCAACAAGGTGGACCTCGAAGGCGAGCGGGAGGTCTCCTTCGGCGAAGGCAAAGCCCTGGCCGAGGAGTGGAGCTGCCCCTTCATGGAGACCTCGGCCAAAAACAAAGCCTCCGTCGACGAACTCTTTGCCGAGATCGTCCGGCAGATGAACTACGCCTCCCAGCCCAACGGGGACGACCAGTGCTGCTCCTCCTGTGTCATCctttga